A window of Hymenobacter aerilatus contains these coding sequences:
- a CDS encoding transposase, translated as MAKTIKPLQCPTCGSPHKADVRPDVYHCQSCGTEYFLDSDDITITLRQQPTAAHPPASLPQAVWQWVLLGMVLVGLLFGVAMWLFRPSRSASVPVATWPPALPPRWGLAHSLLLLGPKQQPVLVVAGNHNSGDSQAADSALVVFYNATTGKRLRRVALAGQSNGLDTDLHLKSFSDGTVHVLYHRTLYRLSTTPPALEDVTEQLLGKQRALASGVASLDLGSNEYDRYQVFTNDGHHLTYYPLIARTYTEDEHWKAERGLSSLRPDSKVRPRFTFTKPSFKYPDAPIQLVAYQVHDNGGGPRVHPDFSWQDDYGGPGSYTDADPHTKRLISREDAAISRLISYRDFTPGRLYFAPSVLFHDADVVLITCQANAAADSPQVVQALDARTGRALFTTPLPAQAPRPRLGLRYPGGFVIGRDQTTYTLSPTGKLGPVLTYH; from the coding sequence ATGGCCAAGACGATTAAGCCGCTGCAATGCCCCACCTGCGGCAGTCCGCACAAAGCAGACGTTCGCCCCGACGTGTACCATTGCCAGAGCTGCGGCACCGAGTACTTTCTCGATTCAGATGACATCACCATCACCCTGCGGCAGCAACCAACGGCCGCCCACCCACCGGCGTCGCTGCCGCAGGCAGTGTGGCAATGGGTGTTGCTGGGAATGGTGTTGGTAGGACTGCTGTTTGGCGTCGCCATGTGGTTGTTTCGCCCCAGCCGCTCGGCTAGCGTGCCGGTAGCCACCTGGCCGCCCGCCCTGCCGCCCCGCTGGGGGCTGGCCCACTCGCTGCTACTGCTGGGGCCAAAACAACAACCCGTGCTCGTGGTGGCCGGCAACCACAACAGCGGGGACTCTCAAGCGGCCGATTCGGCGCTGGTGGTGTTCTACAATGCCACTACCGGCAAGCGGCTGCGGCGGGTAGCGTTGGCCGGTCAATCCAATGGCCTGGACACCGACCTGCACCTCAAGTCGTTTTCAGACGGTACCGTGCACGTGCTCTACCACCGCACGCTCTACCGGCTGAGCACAACGCCGCCAGCCCTGGAAGATGTGACGGAGCAACTGCTGGGTAAGCAACGGGCGCTGGCGAGCGGAGTAGCCAGCCTCGACCTCGGCAGTAATGAATACGACCGGTACCAGGTGTTCACCAACGACGGCCACCACCTGACTTACTACCCCCTCATTGCCCGCACCTACACCGAAGACGAGCACTGGAAGGCGGAGCGTGGCCTCAGCAGCCTGCGCCCCGACAGCAAGGTGCGCCCGCGCTTCACCTTCACAAAGCCCAGCTTCAAGTACCCCGACGCCCCCATCCAGCTCGTTGCCTACCAAGTGCACGATAACGGTGGCGGGCCGCGCGTCCACCCCGATTTTTCGTGGCAAGATGACTACGGCGGCCCTGGTTCCTACACCGACGCCGACCCGCACACCAAGCGACTTATTTCGCGTGAGGATGCTGCCATTAGTCGGCTGATTTCCTACCGTGATTTCACACCTGGTCGGCTGTATTTCGCGCCCAGCGTGCTGTTTCACGATGCCGACGTGGTGCTGATAACCTGCCAGGCCAACGCCGCAGCCGATAGTCCACAGGTGGTGCAGGCGCTGGATGCGCGTACCGGTCGTGCGCTGTTTACTACCCCGTTGCCCGCCCAGGCCCCGCGCCCCCGGTTGGGGCTCCGCTACCCCGGCGGCTTCGTTATTGGGCGCGACCAAACCACCTACACCCTCAGCCCCACCGGCAAGCTCGGCCCGGTTCTTACGTATCATTAG
- a CDS encoding beta-class carbonic anhydrase: MPTRRFAILTCMDARLDPTRLLGVPKGSAHVLRNAGGRVTDEMLQALLLSHQVLGTREWFLIQHTDCGVHLPDADLAATLSNKVPVITALMPASFPALTAAVASDLARICQHPQLPAEIHVFGYVYDVRHNQLLEVQLPREE, from the coding sequence GTGCCTACTCGCCGCTTCGCTATTCTCACCTGCATGGATGCTCGCCTCGACCCCACGCGCCTATTAGGCGTGCCCAAGGGTAGTGCCCACGTCCTGCGCAACGCCGGTGGCCGGGTCACCGACGAAATGCTACAGGCCCTCTTGCTGTCCCATCAAGTACTGGGCACCCGCGAGTGGTTTCTTATCCAGCATACCGATTGTGGCGTACACCTACCCGATGCCGATTTGGCCGCTACACTATCGAATAAGGTGCCGGTCATTACAGCACTGATGCCCGCTTCCTTCCCGGCTCTCACAGCGGCCGTAGCCTCCGATTTGGCACGTATCTGCCAGCACCCCCAACTGCCCGCAGAAATACATGTGTTTGGCTACGTGTACGACGTACGCCACAATCAGCTCCTGGAAGTACAGCTTCCTCGGGAGGAGTAG
- a CDS encoding SPFH domain-containing protein: MAFNFFRGQTAQVIQWDAPQPSQLLWQFPSPHDEIKNASQLLVGPSQGVLLVYEGRVAEVLDTEGLYQLRTDNHPFITTLLKLRTGFESEHKLKLYFYRRAENVNQPWGTAAPVKYLDPVYQVPVELGAHGNFSFRLADARRFFTEVAGLAEAYSVLQAKLLLQSRIAQTLATQLATAGLSYQQLDAHLTVLAEQLRTPLAAEFARLGMELTDFRLTGTVFDAVTQQRIGRVADAAATTQAAATAGLSYAELEKLHALRDAARNASGLAGAGAQLGAGAELARQLSASASPTPPDPAEQLQKLKQLLDAGVITAEEFAAKKKEWLDKW, from the coding sequence ATGGCATTCAACTTTTTTCGCGGCCAAACGGCCCAGGTTATCCAGTGGGACGCCCCTCAGCCAAGCCAGTTGCTGTGGCAGTTTCCCTCGCCCCACGACGAAATCAAGAACGCCAGCCAGTTGCTTGTAGGGCCCAGCCAGGGCGTGCTGCTGGTGTATGAGGGTAGGGTAGCCGAGGTACTGGACACGGAAGGCCTCTACCAGCTTCGTACCGATAACCACCCGTTTATCACCACCCTGCTCAAGCTGCGCACAGGCTTCGAGAGCGAGCACAAGCTGAAGTTATACTTCTACCGACGGGCCGAAAACGTGAACCAGCCGTGGGGCACTGCCGCCCCCGTGAAGTACCTCGACCCGGTGTACCAAGTGCCGGTGGAGTTGGGCGCGCACGGCAATTTCTCGTTTCGGCTAGCCGATGCTCGTCGGTTTTTTACGGAGGTAGCAGGCCTCGCCGAAGCGTATTCGGTGCTGCAAGCCAAGCTGCTACTGCAAAGCCGCATTGCACAAACGCTGGCCACCCAGCTGGCAACCGCAGGCCTCTCGTATCAGCAGCTCGATGCGCATTTAACCGTTTTGGCCGAGCAATTACGCACCCCGCTAGCCGCTGAGTTTGCTCGCCTGGGCATGGAGCTGACGGATTTTCGCCTGACGGGTACTGTGTTCGATGCGGTTACGCAGCAGCGCATCGGCCGCGTGGCCGATGCCGCCGCCACCACCCAAGCTGCCGCTACAGCCGGCCTGAGCTACGCCGAACTAGAAAAGCTGCACGCCCTGCGCGATGCCGCCCGCAACGCCAGCGGCCTGGCCGGGGCGGGCGCCCAACTGGGCGCGGGTGCCGAGCTAGCCCGCCAACTAAGCGCCTCCGCTTCGCCTACCCCTCCCGACCCCGCCGAGCAACTCCAGAAGCTAAAGCAACTCCTCGACGCGGGCGTTATCACGGCCGAGGAGTTTGCGGCCAAGAAAAAGGAGTGGTTGGATAAGTGGTAG
- a CDS encoding YeiH family protein — MSTVTETAPTKSALSLHEDWVVVVLGTLLIGLSLLGLPFAVPVFTWDSTADLTGKVLQAANLQLIFIQFVYLAAVGAVGAWLTNRPLQNYALGFPIVYLLTLLALVAAGSKTARDLGLEAVIFSLLAGLLIGNLVGLPDWLRATLSTELFVKIGLILLGTSVIFTDILKAGSLGLAQALVVVVSVWYFAFWLCRRLRVDEELTMMISSAVSICGVSAAIATAGAIKGDGKKLSYVISLVLITAIPMMLLMPYAAQWLGLSQQVTGAWLGGSIDTTGAVVASGTLVGEEALKISTIVKFSQNVLLGLAAFAISLYWTYTQHPNATEPGAKPTLGVIWERFPKFVLGFVAASLLFSFALTPETANAVKGGLKSLQGWWFALAFTSIGLETNFKDLFKHENKKPLYAFLLAQTFNIFITLLIAWLLFR; from the coding sequence ATGTCAACTGTCACTGAAACCGCCCCCACCAAATCCGCTCTTAGCTTGCATGAAGACTGGGTAGTTGTGGTGCTGGGCACGTTGCTTATCGGGCTTTCCTTATTGGGGTTGCCCTTTGCCGTACCCGTATTCACTTGGGACTCCACTGCCGATTTGACGGGCAAAGTGCTCCAAGCAGCCAATTTGCAGCTGATCTTTATTCAATTCGTGTACCTGGCGGCCGTGGGTGCGGTAGGCGCCTGGCTCACTAATCGGCCTCTACAAAACTACGCCCTGGGTTTTCCTATTGTGTACCTGCTCACGCTGCTAGCCCTAGTGGCAGCCGGCAGCAAAACGGCCCGCGACTTGGGGCTGGAAGCCGTGATTTTTAGTCTACTGGCCGGTCTGCTCATCGGCAATCTGGTGGGCCTCCCCGACTGGCTGCGGGCCACGCTCAGCACCGAGCTATTTGTAAAAATTGGATTGATACTGTTGGGCACCAGCGTCATTTTCACAGATATTCTCAAGGCGGGTTCATTAGGTTTGGCACAGGCGCTGGTGGTAGTCGTATCGGTGTGGTACTTTGCTTTCTGGCTGTGCCGCCGACTAAGGGTAGACGAAGAGCTAACCATGATGATTTCCAGCGCCGTATCCATTTGCGGTGTGTCGGCGGCCATTGCCACGGCCGGAGCTATCAAGGGCGACGGCAAGAAGCTGTCCTACGTTATTTCCTTGGTACTCATCACGGCCATTCCCATGATGCTGCTCATGCCCTACGCCGCGCAGTGGCTGGGCCTCTCGCAGCAAGTTACCGGGGCGTGGCTGGGCGGCAGCATCGACACCACCGGGGCCGTGGTGGCGTCGGGGACGCTGGTAGGCGAAGAGGCCCTGAAGATCAGCACCATTGTTAAGTTCTCGCAGAACGTGCTGTTAGGCTTGGCTGCTTTCGCCATTTCCTTGTACTGGACTTACACGCAGCACCCCAATGCCACCGAGCCAGGCGCCAAACCCACGTTGGGCGTTATCTGGGAGCGGTTTCCCAAGTTTGTGCTGGGCTTTGTGGCTGCCTCGCTGCTCTTCTCGTTTGCCCTGACTCCTGAAACGGCCAATGCCGTGAAAGGCGGTCTGAAAAGCCTCCAGGGCTGGTGGTTTGCACTGGCTTTTACGAGCATTGGTCTGGAAACCAATTTCAAAGACTTGTTCAAGCACGAAAACAAGAAGCCGCTTTACGCCTTCTTGCTGGCCCAGACATTCAACATTTTTATCACTCTTCTCATTGCGTGGCTGCTGTTCCGATAA
- a CDS encoding SWIM zinc finger family protein yields MTDFAYAYDQASTLIHRTEGDTLLLAAYAENAPATGAACFFRGQLRNPWLAARGLTTLAKVVASRFVPQSAALRDPIVTAGAERLRFEAFSSCNGVYARLDLGPDALDGEFVHSGTTNVDFNEPMVNALSRISRTEPVRLSVGQQEVTLEHAAGHVTERKVALPERWLRGLTAAQDYLAHMEERLTLSRVQAAQLLQTLPAGTSRTDTYLVLRGGRPAFSPVAGPGAVRVGGAHRLRLLDGLLPLSETVRIYATPDGQASAVVLTLGGGHEFLLALSAEVNRGFSGEGAQLETLAEELPAEWLTGANNLFQSNETFNPTLFGLTHDLSRATVARLCAHLSALGLLGFDLRENQYFYRRLPFKTERILKLNPRLKNARALLDNADDVQLVGVGPQGRTEVRVRGTGVWHTVVLGSNEPPRCTCPWFTGHQGQRGPCKHILAAQLRFG; encoded by the coding sequence ATGACCGATTTCGCTTATGCCTACGATCAGGCTTCTACGCTGATTCATCGCACAGAAGGCGACACGTTGCTGCTAGCCGCTTACGCCGAGAATGCTCCGGCTACCGGCGCTGCCTGCTTTTTTCGGGGCCAGTTGCGCAACCCGTGGCTAGCAGCGCGCGGACTAACCACGTTAGCCAAAGTAGTAGCTTCACGCTTCGTGCCGCAAAGCGCCGCCCTGCGCGACCCCATCGTGACGGCTGGGGCAGAACGGCTGCGCTTCGAGGCGTTTTCGTCGTGCAATGGCGTGTACGCCCGCCTCGACCTGGGCCCGGATGCCTTAGACGGCGAGTTTGTGCACAGCGGCACCACCAACGTCGATTTCAACGAGCCGATGGTGAATGCGTTGAGTAGGATTAGCCGTACCGAGCCGGTGCGGCTGAGCGTAGGCCAACAGGAAGTAACGCTGGAGCACGCCGCTGGCCACGTGACCGAGCGCAAAGTAGCGCTGCCGGAGCGGTGGCTGCGGGGCCTCACGGCCGCGCAGGACTACCTTGCCCACATGGAGGAGCGCCTGACGCTCAGCCGCGTGCAGGCCGCCCAATTGCTGCAAACCCTACCCGCCGGTACCAGTCGTACCGACACGTATCTAGTGCTGCGCGGGGGCCGGCCAGCCTTTTCGCCGGTAGCGGGGCCGGGAGCCGTGCGGGTAGGCGGAGCGCACCGCCTGCGCCTGCTCGACGGCCTGCTGCCGCTAAGCGAAACCGTACGCATATACGCTACCCCCGATGGGCAGGCCAGCGCCGTAGTGCTGACGCTGGGCGGCGGCCACGAGTTTCTGCTGGCGTTGTCGGCGGAGGTAAACCGCGGCTTCTCGGGCGAAGGTGCTCAGCTCGAAACACTGGCCGAGGAACTGCCGGCTGAGTGGCTGACCGGCGCCAACAATCTGTTTCAGAGCAACGAAACGTTCAACCCTACCCTGTTTGGCCTGACGCACGACCTGAGCCGCGCTACCGTAGCGCGGCTGTGCGCCCACCTCTCGGCCCTGGGCCTGCTGGGCTTTGATTTGCGCGAAAACCAGTATTTCTACCGGCGCCTACCCTTCAAAACGGAGCGCATCCTGAAGCTGAATCCACGCCTTAAAAATGCCCGCGCCCTACTCGACAACGCCGACGATGTGCAGCTGGTAGGCGTAGGGCCGCAGGGCCGCACCGAAGTACGCGTGCGGGGCACCGGCGTGTGGCACACCGTGGTGCTCGGCAGCAACGAGCCGCCCCGCTGCACCTGTCCGTGGTTTACGGGCCATCAGGGCCAGCGCGGGCCGTGCAAGCATATTCTGGCGGCGCAGCTACGGTTTGGGTAG